The genomic DNA CGGCCCGCGGGGTGGCGCAGATGGGGACCAGGTTGGCGCCCGCGTAGCACAGGGACGTGAGCATGCCGTCCTCGTACCAGCCCCACATCTCACCGCCGAGGCGCCAGGGGTCGAGGCCCGCGACCTGTACCCGGGAGGTCACGAAGGCGTTCGCGACCGGCTCGCGGTCGAGTACGGCGAGCGCGGCGTCCAGGTCACTCGGTTCGAGGACCCGGGTGGTGGTCTGCGTCAACACGTGCGGGGGCCTCACCCTGGGGTCTGCTGATCTCCGCACTGTACCTGGCGGAAATGGGCGACGCCGCCCGATGTCATGGGGCTCTGGTCACTCCATGTTCGAGGCGCTTCCCTCGAACAACCACGCCCCGCCACAACCAGTGTGACGGGGCGCAGGTGGCGTACGTACGCGAGGGCGCGGCTCTCAGCCGGCCACCGACACCGAGGGCTCGCCGGAGGCGATGCCGTCCGCCTCCATCTGCTCGGCGATCTTCATCGCCTCCTCGATCAGGGTCTCCACGATCTTCGACTCGGGCACCGTCTTGATGATTTCGCCCTTCACGAAGATCTGTCCCTTGCCGTTGCCGGAGGCGACGCCGAGGTCGGCCTCGCGGGCCTCCCCCGGCCCGTTGACGACGCAGCCCATGACCGCGACGCGCAGGGGCACCTCCATGCCCTCCAGACCCGCCGTGACCTCCTCGGCCAGCTTGTAGACGTCGACCTGGGCGCGTCCGCAGGACGGGCAGGAGACGATCTCCAGGCCGCGCTGGCGCAGGTTCAGCGACTCCAGGATCTGGATGCCGACCTTGATCTCCTCGACGGGGGGCGCGCTCAGCGAGACGCGGATCGTGTCGCCGATGCCCTCGCTGAGCAGCGCGCCGAAGGCGACGGCCGACTTGATCGTGCCCTGGAAGGCGGGGCCGGCCTCGGTCACGCCGAGGTGCAGCGGGTAGTCGCACTGCGCCGCCAGCTGGCGGTACGCGTTGACCATGACCACCGGGTCGTTGTGCTTGACCGAGATCTTGATGTCCCGGAAGTCGTGCTCCTCGAAGAGCGACGCCTCCCACAGCGCCGACTCGACGAGCGCCTCGGGGGTGGCCTTGCCGTACTTCTCCAGCAGCCGCCGGTCGAGCGAGCCCGCGTTGACGCCGATGCGGATCGGCGTGCCGTGCTCCTTCGCCGCCTTGGCGATCTCCTTGACCTTGTCGTCGAACTGCTTGATGTTGCCCGGGTTCACCCGGACCGCCGCGCAGCCCGCCTCGATCGCCGCGAACACGTACTTCGGCTGGAAGTGGATGTCCGCGATCACGGGGATCTGCGACTTGCGGGCGATGACCGCGAGGGCGTCCGCGTCGTCCTGCGTGGGGCAGGCCACACGGACGATCTGGCAGCCGGACGCCGTGAGCTCGGCGATCTGCTGGAGCGTGGCGCCGATGTCGGACGTACGCGTCGTCGTCATCGACTGCACCGAGACGGGTGCGTCTCCGCCCACGGCCACGGTTCCGACCTGGATCTGCCGGCTCTTCCGGCGCTCGGCGAGCTTGGTCGGAACGGACGGCATGCCGAGAGAAATCGCAGTCATCTGCTGTGCAACCCCAAGTTGTGGATCAAGGTCCGGTAGCCGGAACGGCGGGCTCCAGCCTTCGAGATTACGGCACGGGCGTACGCCGGAGCACATCACGCTCCCAAACCCACTCAATGGAAGACGGTCGGACACAGAGCGTGCCCGACCGTCACGAAATCCGGGTGACTAGGAGATTTTCACCGGGTTAACCACGTCCGCGATCAGGACCAGGATCGTGAAGCAGACGAAGATCCCGGCCACCACGTACGCGACGGGCATCAGCTTCGCCACGTCGAACGGGCCCGGGTCCGGGCGTCGCAGCACCTTCGCCGCGTTCCGGCGCAGCGACTCCCACAGGGCGCCCGCGATGTGGCCGCCGTCGAGCGGGAGCAGCGGGAGCATGTTGAACAGGAACAGCGAGAGGTTGAAGCCCGCGACGAGCATCAGCATCATCGCGATCTGCTGGGACGGCGGGATGTCCAGGGTGAAGACGTCGCCGCCGACGCGGGCCGCGCCGACCACGCCCATCGGCGAGTCCGCCTCGCGCGGGCCGTCGCCGAAGGCCGCGTCCCACAGGGCGGGGATCTTGCCCGGCAGGGAGATCAGCGACTCGACGCCGTTCTGCATCATGTCGCCCATACGGGTCACGGACTGCCCGAACGACTGCTCGACGATGCCGGAGGCGGGCGTGAAGCCGAGGAAGCCGGCGTACACGTACTTGCCCTCGACGTAGCCGCCGTTGCCGTCGGTCTTGCTGACCTGGTTCTTGATCAGGTGGGCCTTGAGGTCGAGCTGCTGCCCCTTGCGCTCCACCGTGATCGTGACGTCCTTGCCGGGGTTGGCGCGGATGTCGGACTGGAGGGCCGACCAGTCCGCGACGGCCTTGCCGTCGAACGCGACGATCTTGTCGCCGCCCTTGAGCCCGGCGGCCTTCGCGGGCGCGGCCTGGTCGCTCCGCGCGCACTTCGTCCGGTTCTCGCTCTGCTGGATGACGCAGTCCGAGACCTTGCCGACCGTGGTGGTCTGGGTGTTGACGCCGAAGGTCATCATCACGCCGAAGAAGATCACCACGGCGAGGATCAGGTTCATGAAGGGGCCCGCGAACATCACGATCACGCGCTTCCACGGCTTGCGCGTGTAGAAGAGACGGTCCTCGTCGCCGGGCCTCAGCTCCTCGAACGCGGCCGAGCGGGCGTCCTCGATCATGCCGCGGAACGGGGAGGTCGAGCGGGCCTCGATCTTTCCGTCGGATCCCGGCGGGAACATGCCGATCATGCGGATGTAGCCGCCGAGCGGCACCGCCTTGACCCCGTACTCGGTCTCGCCCTTCTTCCGCGACCAGACGGTCGGGCCGAACCCGACCATGTACTGCGGGACGCGGATGCCGAAGAGCTTGGCCGTCGACAGATGGCCCAGCTCGTGCCAGGCGATCGAGATGAGCAGGCCGATCGCGAAGACGACTATGCCGAGGATGAACATCAGGGTCGTCATGCACGAGCCTCCGCGGTCGCCGTCTGAACTGTCAGTTCCCTGGCCCGGGCACGCGCCCAGGTCTCCGCTTCGAGGACGTCCGCGACGGTCAGGGAAGTTCCCGTGCGCGGCGTGCCGTGTTCCTCGACCACTCTCGTGACGGTCTCCATGATCCCGTTGAACGGCAGCGTGCCGTTCAGGAACGCGTCGACGCACTCCTCGTTGGCGGCATTGAACACCGCCGGGGCCGTGCCCGCGAGCTGTCCCACGTGCCGGGCGAGTCCGACCGAGGGGAAGGCGTCGTTGTCGAGCGGGAAGAACTCCCAGCTCGACGCCTTCGTCCAGTCGAAGGCGGGCGCCGCGTCGGGCACGCGCTCGGGCCAGCCGAGCCCGATGGCGATCGGCCCGCGCATGTCCGGGGGCGTCGCCTGGGCCAGTGTCGATCCATCCGTGAACTCAACCATCGAGTGGACATACGACTGGGGATGCACGACCACCTCAATCCGCTCGAAGGGAATGTCGTAGAGGAGGTGCGCCTCGATGACTTCGAGTCCCTTGTTGACCAGGGTCGCGGAGTTGATCGTGATGACCGGTCCCATGGCCCAGGTGGGGTGGGCCAGGGCGTGCTCGGGCGAGACGTTCGCCAGCTCGGCCTTCGTACGCCCCCGGAAGGGGCCGCCGGAGGCGGTGACGACGAGCTTGCGCACATCGGCCCGCGTCCCGGCGGCGAGGGCCTGGAAGAGGGCGGCGTGCTCGGAGTCGACGGGAATGATCTGGCCGGGCTTGGCCAGCGCCTTCACCAGCGGGCCGCCGACGATGAGCGACTCCTTGTTGGCGAGCGCGAGCGTCCGGCCCGCCTCCAGGGCGGCCAGGGTGGGGGCCAGGCCGATGGAGCCGGTGATCCCGTTCAGGACGGTGTGGCAGTCGGAGGCGGCCAGCTGGGTGGCGGCGTCCGCCCCCGCGAGGATCTCGGGGAGCGGCTCGCCGGGGCCGTACTGCGCGGTGAGCGCTTCGCGCAGCACCGGTACGACGTCCTCGCGGGCGACCGCGACGGTGCTCACGCGCAGGCGGTGGGCCTGTTCGGCGAGCAGTCCGACCCGTCCGCCGGCGGCGGAGAGCCCGGTGACACGGAACCGGTCGGGGTTGCGCAGCACGAGGTCGATGGCCTGGGTGCCGATCGAGCCGGTGGAACCGAGGATCACGACATCCCGGACTCCGTCCACGGGGTCGAAGACGAGATGCGGGTCGGCGAGGGGGGCTGGACTGTCGGTCATCCCTCCATTGTTGCCGTAACGCGCCACGGGCAGGACAGGGCGTCCCCGTCGAGAGTCCGTCTATCACTCCGATGTGCAGAGTGCGGCGAAATCCGCCTTTGTGAAACAGCGGTGAAGATCACGTGATAGCACTGTCAGGCACTGGCCGGCGGACGACCGGCCGGCGGACGACACCCTGGGGGGACCTCCATGCGGATACGCGCTGCCCTGCCCGCGCTCGCGGGCGCCGTGGCACTCACCGGCACCATTCTCAGCACTCCGGCCGAAGCGGCCGGCGGTGTGACCATCCATCACGTCTGGTTCGACAGCCCGGGCTCCGACACCCGCTCCAACGCGAGCCTCAACGCCGAGTGGGTGCAGATCAAGAACACCGGCTCCGCCACGGTCTCGCTGAAGGGCTGGGTCCTCAAGGACGTCTCGAACCACAAGTACGTCTTCCCGGACGTCGCGATCGGCGCGGGCAAGACCGTGAAGGTGCGCACCGGCAAGGGCACCGACACCACCTCGACCAAGTACCAGAGCCGCGGCGCGTACGTCTGGAACAACACCAGCGACACCGCCACGCTCACCAAGGCGAGCGGGACCAAGGTCGACTCGTGTGCGTGGACGACACGGGACCCGAGCGACACGTACTGCTGACGGGGGCTACCTCTTGCGCCGCCGCCGGTTCCGGGACTTCCCGGGCCGGTGCGGCGGCGCTTTGTCGTGCTCGGCCGGTTCCCCGGCGGGCGCCGTCGTGAAGCGGCCCTCGACCACGCCCTCCGCGGTGTCCAGCGTCGGCGCGCTGAAGTGCAGTCCGTCGGTGGGGCGGCGGTCCAGGGCGGAGCCCTCCCCCTCCCGGCCCGTGGCGTCCAGGTTGAACACGTATCCGACGGACTCCTCCTTGATCGCCTCGGTCATCGCGCCGAACATGTCGAAGCCCTCGCGCTCGTACTCGACGATCGGCTCGCGGCCCAGCGTCCAGCGCAGGCCGATGCCGTCGCGCAGGTAGTCCATCTCGTAGAGGTGCTCGCGCCATTTGCGGTCGAGGACGGAGAGCACGACGAGGCGTTCCAGGTCGCGCAGGGCGTCGGCGCCGAGTTCCGCCTCGCGCCGCGCGTAGCGGTCGTGGACGTCCTCGGTGACCGCCGCCACGAGGTCGTCGACTGTGAGGTCGGGCCGGCCGCCGACGGAGTCCTCCAGGTCCTCGATGGTGATGCCGACCGGGTAGAGCTGCCTGAAGGCTCCCCACAGCCGCTCCAGGTCCCACTCCTCGGGGAAGCCCTCGCCGGTCTCCTGCCGGATGTACGCCTCGATGGTGTCGTCCATGAAGTGCCGGACCTGCTCGCGCAGGTCCTCACCGGCCAGGACGCGGCGGCGCTCGGCGTAGATCAGGGTGCGCTGGCGGTTGAGGACCTCGTCGAACTTCAGGACGTCCTTGCGGGACTCGAAGTGCTGCTGTTCCAGCTGGGACTGGGCGGAGGCGATGGCGCGGGTGACCATCTTGTTCTCGATCGGGACGTCGTCGGGCACGTTCGCCATCGACATCACCCGCTCGACGACCTGGGCGCGGAACAGCCGCATCAGGTCGTCCCCGAGGGAGAGGTAGAAGCGGGAGGCGCCGGGGTCGCCCTGCCGGCCGGAGCGGCCGCGCAGCTGGTTGTCGATGCGGCGCGACTCATGGCGCTCGGTGCCCAGGACGTAGAGGCCGCCGAGTTCCTTGACCTCCTCGTGCTCGGCGGCGGCCGCCCTGCCGACGCGGTCGAGTACGGCCTCGCGGTCCTCCGGCGTGGCGTCTTCGGGGAGCGCGGCGAGCGCCATCGCCTCGGGGTTGCCGCCGAGCATGATGTCGGTGCCGCGGCCGGCCATGTTGGTGGCGACGGTGACGGCGCCCCTGCGGCCGGCCTGGGCGACGATCTGGGCCTCGCGCTGGTGGTTCTTGGCGTTGAGGACCTCGTGCCGGATGCCCTGCTTCCGCAGCAGGCCGGACAGCAGCTCGGACTTCTCCACGGAGGTGGTGCCGACGAGGATCGGCTGGCCGGTCTCGTGCCGTTCGGCGATGTCGGCGAGGATCGCGGCGTACTTCGCCTCCTCGGTGCGGTAGATCTGGTCGGGGTCGTCGCGGCGGATCATGGGCCGGTTGCTCGGGATCGGCACGACGTTCAACTGGTAGATCTGGTGGAACTCGGCGGCCTCGGTCATCGCCGTGCCGGTCATGCCCGCGAGTTTCTCGTAGAGGCGGAAGAAGTTCTGCAGGGTGATCGTGGCCAGGGTCTGGTTCTCGTTCCTGACCGTCACTCCCGCCTCCGTGCCCTCCTCCGCCTCCTTCGCCTCGATCGCCTGGTGCAGCCCCTCGTTGTAGCGGCGGCCGGCCAGGATGCGGCCCGTGTGCTCGTCGACGATCAGTACCTCGCCGTCCACGACGACGTAGTCCTTGTCCTTCCTGAAGTGCTCCTTGGCCTTGAGGGCGTTGTTGAGATGCCCGATCAGCGAGGTGTGCTCGGACTCGTACAGGCTCTCGATGCCGAGCTGGTCCTGGAGGTACTCGACACCGCGGTCCAGGATCGCCACGGTGCGCTTCTTCGGGTCGTACTCGTAGTCGTGGGTGGTCCGCAGATGGGCGAGGCGGTCCTTGTCGGCCGGGGTGACGAACTGCTCCTCCTGGACCCGTACGCCCCGCATCCGCGTGACCAGCTTGGCGAAGGCCCCGTACCACTGGGTGGGCTGGTCGGCCGGGCCCGAGATGATCAGGGGCGTGCGGGCCTCGTCGATGAGGATCGAGTCGGCCTCGTCGACGATGGCGAAGTGGTGGCCGCGCTGGACGAGTTCGTCCTGCGACCAGGCCATGTTGTCGCGCAGATAGTCGAAGCCGAACTCGGTGTTGGTGCCGTAGGTGATGTCGCAGGCGTACTGCGCGCGCCGCTCGGCGGGCGTCGACTGTGACTTGATGACGCCGACGGTCAGGCCCAGGAAGCGGTACGCCCGTCCCATCCACTCGGCGTCGCGCTCGGCGAGGTAGTCGTTGACCGTGACGAGGTGGACCCCCTTGCCGGTCAGGGCGTTCAGATAGACGGGCAGGGTGCCGACCAGGGTTTTGCCCTCGCCGGTCTGCATCTCCGCGATGTTGCCGAAGTGGAGCGCCGCGCCGCCCATGAGCTGGACGTCGAAGTGACGCATGCCGAGGGTGCGCCGGGCCGCCTCGCGCATCGTGGCGAAGGCCTCGGGCAGCAGGTCGTCGAGGCTCTCGCCGTCGGCGTGGCGCCGGGTGAACTCGGGAGTGAGTGCCTGGAGTTCCTCGTCGGTCAGCGCCTTGAATTCTTCCTCCAGGGAGTTCACCTGTGCCGCGATGCGCTGCAAACGGCGCAGGATTCGCCCTTCACCGGCCCGCATGATCCTGCCGGTGATGTTGTCGAGACCGAGAACCGGCATCGGAATTACCCCCACTGACCACTCATGACCGCTCGATAAGCGCTCGATAATCACCCGGCAACCGCTCGACAAACGCTCGACAAACGCTGGACAAGCTCTAGATCGAGTCCGCCAGCATCCGGATCCAGTGGTTGGCCCGCTGGAGAATGTGGACGCCCTGCTGATTCGCCTTGATCACCTCGCGCAGTACCGGGTCCTTCGCGTACGCCACGGAGCCGCGGAACAGCTGCTGGATGACGGGCCGTTCGCCCGGCCGGCCCGCGTCCAGCAGGGCGTCGACGTCCCGCAGGTCGATCCGCCGCACCGGCATCGGGTCGAAGGTGGCGACGGGCGGCCTCGGTTCCTCGTCGACCAGGGCGAGCGCGCAGTCGTTCAGGAGGACGGCGAGCGCGTCCCGGTGCGCCTCGAAGGTCTCCGGTGCCGTCTGGCGCAGTTTCTCCGCCAGGGGCACGACCTCGTTGCGCACGGTCCGCAGGGCCTTTACCAGATCTGTCGCGTCGAGCTGGTGGCGCGCGTCCCCCCGGGCACGCGTCAGCTGTACGGAAATTCCATGACTGTGTTCTTCCCCGACACCTTGGCGCATCTGCTGTCCCCGTTCGCCATTCTGCTCATTGTTGACGCACAACTCCGGTGCGGCAAGCGGCAGAATGACGGACGGGACGACAGTTCACGGGCGGGGAAAAGGTCAGCGAATGGGGCGGTGGACGTTTTCCCGTTTCGCCGCTCCCGGGGTCGCGTCCGCGATCCACGGGCCTTCGCCGGACGGGTCGATGACCCCTTCCTCCAGCCATGCGTAGGTGCCCGACAGGACGCCCTCGACCACCTTGCGGTCGAGGTCGTCGGTGTTGGACCACAGACGGCCGAAGAGCTCCTCGACGCGGATCCGGGACTGGCGGCAGAAGGCGTCGGCGAGCTGGTACGCCTCGCGGCCGTGGTCCCCCTCCTTGCGCAGGAGTTCGGCGCGTACGCACGCCGCGCTCATCGCGAAGAGTTCCGCGCCGATGTCGACGATCCGACCGAGGAAGCCCTGTTTGGTCTCCATACGGCCCTGCCAGCGCGACATGGCGTAGAAGGTGGAGCGGGCCAGCTTGCGCGCGCCGCGTTCGACGTAGCGCAGATGCGGCGACAGGTCGACCTCGCGGCGGAACTCGCCGTACGCACCCGGGATCTGCCCCTGTCCCGCGACCAGCTTCGGCAGCCACTTGGCGTAGAACACCCCGGCGTTCGCGCCGGCCTTCGCCTTGTCGGACAGGGACTTGTCCGGGTCGATCAGATCGCCGGCCACCGAGAGATGGGCGTCCACGGCCTCGCGGGCGATCAGCAGATGCATGATCTCCGTCGAGCCCTCGAAGATGCGGTTGATGCGCAGGTCGCGCAGGATCTGCTCGGCGGGGACCGCGCGCTCGCCCCGGGCCGCGAGCGACTCGGCGGTCTCGAAGCCGCGGCCGCCGCGGATCTGGACCAGTTCGTCGGCCATCAGGCAGCCCATCTCGGAGCCGTACAGCTTGGCGAGGGCCGCCTCGATGCGGATGTCGTTGCGGTTCTCGTCCGCCATCTGCGAGGACAGGTCGACGACGGCCTCCAGCGCGAACGTCGTCGCCGCGATGAAGGAGATCTTCGCGCCGACCGCCTCGTGGAAGGCCACCGGCTTGCCCCACTGCTCGCGCGCCGCCGACCACTCGCGGGCGATCTTCAGACACCACTTGCCGGCGCCGACGCACATCGCGGGCAGGGAGAGACGGCCGGTGTTCAGCGTGGTCAGGGCGATCTTCAGGCCCGCGCCTTCCGGGCCGATGCGGTTCGCGGCCGGGACGCGGACCTGGTGGAAGCGGGTGACGCCGTTCTCGAGGCCGCGCAGGCCCATGAACGCGTTGCGGTTCTCGACCGTGATGCCCTCGGACCCGGCCTCGACGACGAAGGCGGTGATGCCGCCCTTGTGGCCCTCGGACTTCGGTACGCGGGCCATGACGACGAGCAGGTCGGCGACCACGCCGTTCGTGGTCCACAGCTTCACTCCGTCGAGCACGTAGTCGTCACCGTCCGGGACCGCGGTGGTCGCGAGCCGCGCCGGGTCGGAGCCCACGTCCGGCTCGGTCAGCAGGAAGGCGGAGATGTCGGTGCGGGCGCAGCGCGGCAGGTACGTGTCCTTCTGCTCCTGGGTGCCGAAGAGTTTCAGCGGCTGCGGTACTCCGATCGACTGATGCGCGGACAGCAGCGCGCCGAGCGCCGGGTTCGCCGAGCCGACCAGGGCGAGCGCCTTGTTGTAGTACACCTGCGTGAGGCCGAGGCCGCCGTACTTGGTGTCGATCTTCATGCCGAGGGCGCCGAGCTCCTTGAGCCCGTTGACGGTCTCGTCGGGGATCCGCGCCTCGCGCTCGATCCGGGCCGAGTCGATCTCCGTCTCGCAGAAGTCGCGCA from Streptomyces avermitilis MA-4680 = NBRC 14893 includes the following:
- the ispG gene encoding flavodoxin-dependent (E)-4-hydroxy-3-methylbut-2-enyl-diphosphate synthase: MTAISLGMPSVPTKLAERRKSRQIQVGTVAVGGDAPVSVQSMTTTRTSDIGATLQQIAELTASGCQIVRVACPTQDDADALAVIARKSQIPVIADIHFQPKYVFAAIEAGCAAVRVNPGNIKQFDDKVKEIAKAAKEHGTPIRIGVNAGSLDRRLLEKYGKATPEALVESALWEASLFEEHDFRDIKISVKHNDPVVMVNAYRQLAAQCDYPLHLGVTEAGPAFQGTIKSAVAFGALLSEGIGDTIRVSLSAPPVEEIKVGIQILESLNLRQRGLEIVSCPSCGRAQVDVYKLAEEVTAGLEGMEVPLRVAVMGCVVNGPGEAREADLGVASGNGKGQIFVKGEIIKTVPESKIVETLIEEAMKIAEQMEADGIASGEPSVSVAG
- a CDS encoding M50 family metallopeptidase, which produces MFILGIVVFAIGLLISIAWHELGHLSTAKLFGIRVPQYMVGFGPTVWSRKKGETEYGVKAVPLGGYIRMIGMFPPGSDGKIEARSTSPFRGMIEDARSAAFEELRPGDEDRLFYTRKPWKRVIVMFAGPFMNLILAVVIFFGVMMTFGVNTQTTTVGKVSDCVIQQSENRTKCARSDQAAPAKAAGLKGGDKIVAFDGKAVADWSALQSDIRANPGKDVTITVERKGQQLDLKAHLIKNQVSKTDGNGGYVEGKYVYAGFLGFTPASGIVEQSFGQSVTRMGDMMQNGVESLISLPGKIPALWDAAFGDGPREADSPMGVVGAARVGGDVFTLDIPPSQQIAMMLMLVAGFNLSLFLFNMLPLLPLDGGHIAGALWESLRRNAAKVLRRPDPGPFDVAKLMPVAYVVAGIFVCFTILVLIADVVNPVKIS
- the dxr gene encoding 1-deoxy-D-xylulose-5-phosphate reductoisomerase; this encodes MTDSPAPLADPHLVFDPVDGVRDVVILGSTGSIGTQAIDLVLRNPDRFRVTGLSAAGGRVGLLAEQAHRLRVSTVAVAREDVVPVLREALTAQYGPGEPLPEILAGADAATQLAASDCHTVLNGITGSIGLAPTLAALEAGRTLALANKESLIVGGPLVKALAKPGQIIPVDSEHAALFQALAAGTRADVRKLVVTASGGPFRGRTKAELANVSPEHALAHPTWAMGPVITINSATLVNKGLEVIEAHLLYDIPFERIEVVVHPQSYVHSMVEFTDGSTLAQATPPDMRGPIAIGLGWPERVPDAAPAFDWTKASSWEFFPLDNDAFPSVGLARHVGQLAGTAPAVFNAANEECVDAFLNGTLPFNGIMETVTRVVEEHGTPRTGTSLTVADVLEAETWARARARELTVQTATAEARA
- a CDS encoding lamin tail domain-containing protein, with amino-acid sequence MRIRAALPALAGAVALTGTILSTPAEAAGGVTIHHVWFDSPGSDTRSNASLNAEWVQIKNTGSATVSLKGWVLKDVSNHKYVFPDVAIGAGKTVKVRTGKGTDTTSTKYQSRGAYVWNNTSDTATLTKASGTKVDSCAWTTRDPSDTYC
- the secA gene encoding preprotein translocase subunit SecA, whose translation is MPVLGLDNITGRIMRAGEGRILRRLQRIAAQVNSLEEEFKALTDEELQALTPEFTRRHADGESLDDLLPEAFATMREAARRTLGMRHFDVQLMGGAALHFGNIAEMQTGEGKTLVGTLPVYLNALTGKGVHLVTVNDYLAERDAEWMGRAYRFLGLTVGVIKSQSTPAERRAQYACDITYGTNTEFGFDYLRDNMAWSQDELVQRGHHFAIVDEADSILIDEARTPLIISGPADQPTQWYGAFAKLVTRMRGVRVQEEQFVTPADKDRLAHLRTTHDYEYDPKKRTVAILDRGVEYLQDQLGIESLYESEHTSLIGHLNNALKAKEHFRKDKDYVVVDGEVLIVDEHTGRILAGRRYNEGLHQAIEAKEAEEGTEAGVTVRNENQTLATITLQNFFRLYEKLAGMTGTAMTEAAEFHQIYQLNVVPIPSNRPMIRRDDPDQIYRTEEAKYAAILADIAERHETGQPILVGTTSVEKSELLSGLLRKQGIRHEVLNAKNHQREAQIVAQAGRRGAVTVATNMAGRGTDIMLGGNPEAMALAALPEDATPEDREAVLDRVGRAAAAEHEEVKELGGLYVLGTERHESRRIDNQLRGRSGRQGDPGASRFYLSLGDDLMRLFRAQVVERVMSMANVPDDVPIENKMVTRAIASAQSQLEQQHFESRKDVLKFDEVLNRQRTLIYAERRRVLAGEDLREQVRHFMDDTIEAYIRQETGEGFPEEWDLERLWGAFRQLYPVGITIEDLEDSVGGRPDLTVDDLVAAVTEDVHDRYARREAELGADALRDLERLVVLSVLDRKWREHLYEMDYLRDGIGLRWTLGREPIVEYEREGFDMFGAMTEAIKEESVGYVFNLDATGREGEGSALDRRPTDGLHFSAPTLDTAEGVVEGRFTTAPAGEPAEHDKAPPHRPGKSRNRRRRKR
- a CDS encoding acyl-CoA dehydrogenase family protein; protein product: MSATPHQPTVTEREARQVAEAAREQDWRKPSFAKELFLGRFRLDLIHPHPMPADEDAQRGEEFLAKLRDFCETEIDSARIEREARIPDETVNGLKELGALGMKIDTKYGGLGLTQVYYNKALALVGSANPALGALLSAHQSIGVPQPLKLFGTQEQKDTYLPRCARTDISAFLLTEPDVGSDPARLATTAVPDGDDYVLDGVKLWTTNGVVADLLVVMARVPKSEGHKGGITAFVVEAGSEGITVENRNAFMGLRGLENGVTRFHQVRVPAANRIGPEGAGLKIALTTLNTGRLSLPAMCVGAGKWCLKIAREWSAAREQWGKPVAFHEAVGAKISFIAATTFALEAVVDLSSQMADENRNDIRIEAALAKLYGSEMGCLMADELVQIRGGRGFETAESLAARGERAVPAEQILRDLRINRIFEGSTEIMHLLIAREAVDAHLSVAGDLIDPDKSLSDKAKAGANAGVFYAKWLPKLVAGQGQIPGAYGEFRREVDLSPHLRYVERGARKLARSTFYAMSRWQGRMETKQGFLGRIVDIGAELFAMSAACVRAELLRKEGDHGREAYQLADAFCRQSRIRVEELFGRLWSNTDDLDRKVVEGVLSGTYAWLEEGVIDPSGEGPWIADATPGAAKRENVHRPIR